One part of the Eptesicus fuscus isolate TK198812 chromosome 20, DD_ASM_mEF_20220401, whole genome shotgun sequence genome encodes these proteins:
- the COL1A1 gene encoding collagen alpha-1(I) chain, whose protein sequence is MFSFVDLRLLLLLAATALLTHGQEEGQEEDIPPVTCVQNGIRYHDREVWKPEVCQICVCDNGNVLCDDVICEDTKNCPGAVAPPGECCPVCPDGEVSPTDLETAGVEGPKGDTGPRGPRGPAGPPGRDGIPGQPGLPGPPGPPGPPGPPGLGGNFAPQMSYGYDEKSGGGVSVPGPMGPSGPRGLPGPPGSPGPQGFQGPPGEPGEPGASGPMGPRGPPGPPGKNGDDGEAGKPGRPGERGPPGPQGARGLPGTAGLPGMKGHRGFSGLDGAKGDAGPAGPKGEPGSPGENGVPGQMGPRGLPGERGRPGAPGPAGARGNDGATGAAGPPGPTGPAGPPGFPGAVGAKGEAGPQGSRGSEGPQGVRGEPGPPGPAGAAGPAGNPGADGQPGAKGANGAPGIAGAPGFPGARGPSGPQGPSGAPGPKGNSGEPGAPGNKGDTGAKGEPGPTGIQGPPGPAGEEGKRGARGEPGPAGLPGPPGERGGPGSRGFPGADGVAGPKGPAGERGSPGPAGPKGSPGEAGRPGEAGLPGAKGLTGSPGSPGPDGKTGPTGPAGQDGRPGPPGPPGARGQAGVMGFPGPKGAAGEPGKAGERGVPGPPGAVGPAGKDGEAGAQGAPGPAGPAGERGEQGPAGSPGFQGLPGPAGPPGEAGKPGEQGAPGDLGAPGPSGARGERGFPGERGVQGPPGPAGPRGSNGAPGNDGAKGDAGAPGAPGSQGAPGLQGMPGERGAAGLPGPKGDRGDAGPKGADGAPGKDGVRGLTGPIGPPGPAGAPGDKGETGPSGPAGPTGARGAPGDRGEPGPPGPAGFAGPPGADGQPGAKGEPGDAGAKGDAGPAGPAGPAGPPGPIGNVGAPGPKGARGSAGPPGATGFPGAAGRVGPPGPSGNAGPPGPPGPAGKEGGKGPRGETGPAGRPGEVGPPGPPGPAGEKGSPGSDGPAGSPGTPGPQGIAGQRGVVGLPGQRGERGFPGLPGPSGEPGKQGPSGSSGERGPPGPMGPPGLAGPPGESGREGSPGAEGSPGRDGSPGPKGDRGETGPAGPPGAPGAPGAPGPVGPAGKSGDRGETGPAGPAGPIGPAGARGPTGPQGPRGDKGETGEQGDRGIKGHRGFSGLQGPPGPPGSPGEQGPSGASGPAGPRGPPGSPGAAGKDGLNGLAGPIGPPGPRGRTGDAGPVGPPGPPGPPGPPGPPSGGFDFSFMPQPPQEKAHDGGRYYRADDANVVRDRDLEVDTTLKSLSQQIENIRSPEGSRKNPARTCRDLKMCHSDWKSGEYWIDPNQGCNLDAIKVFCNMETGETCVYPTQPTVAQKNWYVSKNPKEKKHVWFGESMTGGFQFEYGGQDSDPADVAIQLTFLRLMSTEASQNLTYHCKNSVAYLDQQTGNLKKSLLLQGSNEIELRSEGNSRFTYTVTYDGCTSHTGAWGKTVIEYKTTKTSRLPIIDVAPLDIGAPDQEFGMNVGPVCFL, encoded by the exons ATGTTCAGCTTTGTGGACCTCCGGCTCCTGCTCCTCTTAGCGGCCACCGCCCTCCTGACGCACGGCCAAGAGGAGGGCCAAGAAGAAGACA TCCCACCAGTCACCTGCGTACAGAACGGCATCCGGTACCACGACCGGGAAGTATGGAAACCCGAGGTCTGTCAGATCTGCGTCTGCGACAATGGCAACGTGTTGTGCGATGACGTGATCTGCGAGGACACCAAGAACTGCCCCGGCGCCGTAGCCCCCCCGGGCGAGTGCTGCCCGGTCTGCCCCGACGGCGAGG TGTCGCCTACGGATCTAGAAACCGCAGGAGTCGAG GGACCCAAAGGAGACACCGGCCCCCGAGGCCCCAGG GGACCCGCAGGCCCCCCTGGCCGAGATGGCATCCCCGGACAGCCTGGTCTTCCCGGACCCCCCGGACCCCCTGGACCTCCTGGACCCCCTGGCCTCGGAGGA aacTTTGCTCCCCAAATGTCTTACGGCTATGACGAGAAATCTGGTGGAGGAGTTTCCGTGCCCGGTCCCATG gGTCCTTCTGGTCCTCGTGGTCTCCCTGGCCCCCCTGGCTCACCT GGTCCCCAAGGTTTCCAAGGCCCCCCTGGTGAGCCTGGCGAGCCTGGAGCTTCA GGTCCCATGGGTCCCCGTGGTCCTCCTGGCCCCCCTGGCAAGAACGGAGATGAT ggtgaAGCTGGAAAGCCTGGTCGTCCTGGCGAGCGTGGGCCTCCTGGACCTCAG GGTGCTCGGGGATTGCCCGGAACAGCTGGTCTCCCTGGAATGAAGGGACACAGA GGTTTCAGTGGTTTGGATGGTGCCAAGGGAGATGCTGGTCCTGCTGGTCCCAAG GGTGAGCCTGGTAGCCCTGGTGAAAATGGAGTTCCTGGTCAGATG GGCCCCCGTGGTCTGCCTGGTGAGAGAGGTCGCCCTGGAGCCCCTGGCCCTGCT GGTGCTCGTGGAaatgatggtgctactggtgctGCTGGACCCCCT GGTCCCACTGGTCCTGCTGGTCCTCCTGGATTCCCTGGTGCTGTTGGTGCTAAG GGTGAAGCTGGTCCCCAAGGGTCCCGAGGCTCTGAAGGTCCCCAGGGTGTGCGTGGTGAACCCGGCCCCCCTGgccctgctggtgctgctggccctgct GGAAACCCTGGTGCTGATGGACAGCCTGGTGCTAAAGGTGCCAAC GGCGCTCCTGGTATTGCTGGTGCTCCTGGCTTCCCTGGTGCCCGAGGCCCCTCTGGACCCCAGGGCCCCAGCGGTGCCCCTGGCCCCAAGGGTAACAGC GGTGAACCTGGTGCTCCCGGGAACAAAGGCGACACCGGCGCCAAGGGAGAGCCC GGCCCCACTGGTATTCAAGGACCCCCTGGCCCTGCTGGAGAGGAAGGAAAGCGAGGAGCCCGAGGTGAACCCGGACCTGCCGGCCTGCCCGGACCCCCTGGCGAGCGT gGCGGACCTGGTAGCCGTGGCTTCCCTGGTGCAGATGGCGTTGCTGGTCCCAAG ggccccgcTGGTGAACGTGGCTCTCCCGGCCCTGCTGGCCCCAAAGGCTCTCCTGGTGAAGCTGGTCGCCCCGGTGAAGCTGGTCTGCCTGGTGCCAAG GGTCTGACTGGCAGCCCTGGCAGCCCTGGTCCTGATGGCAAAACTGGCCCCACT GGTCCCGCTGGTCAAGATGGCCGCCCCGGACCTCCAGGCCCCCCTGGCGCCCGTGGTCAGGCTGGTGTGATGGGATTCCCTGGACCGAAAGGTGCTGCT GGAGAACCCGGCAAAGCTGGAGAGCGAGGTGTTCCCGGACCCCCCGGCGCTGTG GGTCCTGCTGGCAAAGACGGAGAAGCTGGAGCTCAGGGAGCCCCCGGCCCTGCT GGCCCTGCTGGTGAGAGAGGTGAACAAGGCCCTGCTGGCTCCCCCGGAttccag GGTCTCCCTGGCCCCGCTGGTCCTCCTGGTGAAGCAGGCAAACCCGGTGAACAG ggtGCTCCTGGAGACCTCGGTGCCCCTGGCCCCTCTGGAGCAAGA gGCGAGAGAGGTTTCCCCGGAGAGCGTGGTGTGCAAGGTCCCCCCGGCCCTGCTGGTCCCCGCGGATCCAACGGTGCCCCTGGCAATGATGGTGCTAAG GGTGATGCTGGTGCCCCTGGAGCCCCCGGTAGCCAGGGTGCCCCTGGCCTTCAGGGAATGCCTGGTGAACGAGGCGCCGCTGGTCTTCCAGGCCCCAAGGGTGACAGA GGCGATGCTGGTCCCAAAGGTGCTGATGGTGCTCCTGGCAAAGATGGCGTCCGAGGTCTGACTGGTCCCATCGGTCCTCCTGGCCCTGCTGGTGCCCCTGGTGACAAG gGTGAAACTGGTCCTAGCGGCCCTGCTGGTCCCACTGGAGCCCGTGGTGCCCCC GGAGACCGTGGTGAGCCTGGTCCCCCTGGCCCTGCTGGCTTTGCCGGCCCCCCT ggtGCTGATGGCCAACCTGGTGCTAAAGGCGAACCCGGTGATGCTGGTGCTAAAGGCGATGCTGGTCCCGCCGGCCCTGCTGGCCCCGCCGGCCCCCCTGGCCCCATT GGTAACGTTGGTGCTCCTGGACCCAAAGGCGCCCGCGGCAGCGCTGGTCCCCCT GGTGCTACTGGTTTCCCTGGTGCTGCTGGCCGCGTGGGTCCCCCCGGCCCCTCT GGAAATGCTGGACCCCCTggccctcctggccctgctggCAAAGAAGGCGGCAAAGGCCCCCGTGGTGAGACCGGCCCCGCTGGGCGTCCCGGTGAAGTTGGTCCCCCTGGCCCCCCTGGCCCTGCTGGCGAGAAAGGATCCCCTGGCTCCGACGGACCTGCT GGCTCCCCCGGAACCCCTGGACCTCAAGGCATTGCTGGACAGCGTGGTGTGGTCGGCCTGCCCGGTCAGCGAGGAGAACGAGGCTTCCCCGGTCTTCCTGGCCCCTCT GGTGAACCTGGCAAACAAGGTCCTTCTGGCTCCAGTGGCGAACGTGGCCCCCCTGGCCCCATGGGCCCCCCTGGATTGGCTGGACCCCCTGGCGAGTCTGGACGTGAG ggATCTCCTGGTGCTGAGGGCTCCCCCGGACGAGATGGATCTCCTGGCCCCAAG ggtgACCGTGGTGAGACCGGCCCTGCTGGACCCCCGGGTGCTCCTGGCGCTCCTGGTGCCCCTGGCCCAGTCGGCCCTGCTGGCAAGAGCGGCGACCGTGGTGAGACT gGTCCTGCTGGTCCTGCTGGCCCCATCGGCCCCGCCGGTGCCCGTGGCCCCACT GGACCCCAAGGCCCCCGTGGTGACAAGGGTGAGACCGGCGAGCAGGGCGACAGAGGCATCAAGGGTCACCGTGGTTTCTCCGGCCTCCAGGGTCCCCCTGGCCCCCCT GGCTCTCCTGGTGAGCAAGGTCCCTCTGGAGCTTCTGGTCCCGCTGGTCCCCGT GGTCCCCCCGGCTCTCCCGGTGCCGCTGGCAAAGATGGTCTCAACGGTCTCGCCGGCCCCATCGGACCCCCTGGTCCCCGCGGTCGCACTGGTGATGCTGGTCCTGTT GGTCCCCCCGGCCCTCCCGGCCCTCCTGGTCCCCCTGGTCCTCCCAGCGGCGGGTTCGACTTCAGCTTCATGCCCCAGCCACCTCAAGAGAAGGCACACGATGGTGGCCGCTACTACCGGGCCGATGATGCCAACGTGGTCCGTGACCGTGACCTCGAGGTGGACACCACCCTCAAGAGCCTGAGCCAGCAGATCGAGAACATCCGGAGCCCCGAAGGCAGCCGCAAGaaccccgcccgcacctgccGCGACCTCAAGATGTGCCACTCCGACTGGAAGAGCG GAGAATACTGGATTGACCCCAACCAAGGCTGCAACCTGGACGCCATCAAGGTCTTCTGCAACATGGAGACCGGCGAGACCTGCGTGTACCCCACGCAGCCCACCGTGGCCCAGAAGAACTGGTACGTCAGCAAGAACCCCAAGGAGAAGAAGCACGTCTGGTTCGGCGAGAGCATGACCGGCGGATTCCAG TTCGAGTACGGCGGCCAGGACTCCGACCCCGCCGACGTGGCCATCCAGCTGACCTTCCTGCGCCTGATGTCCACCGAGGCCTCCCAGAACCTCACCTACCACTGCAAGAACAGCGTGGCCTACCTGGACCAGCAGACAGGCAACCTCAAGAAGTCCCTGCTCCTCCAGGGCTCCAACGAGATCGAGCTCCGGTCCGAGGGCAACAGCCGCTTCACCTACACTGTCACCTACGACGGCTGCACG